Part of the Myxococcales bacterium genome, AGACTGCTAAGACCGGTGCGGAATCGCCCGGCCGACGAAGTCCGGCAGGTGCGACAAGCCTTTATCGATCGCCTTTCGCCACAGTGGCTTTTCCGTTTCGGCCAGCAGTTCATTCAATTTGGCGTGAACATCCCGCCCGATGAACGGCCCATGCCCGCCGCAAACCCGTTCGATCGGCGGCATGTTGCGCAGAAACTCCCGGGTGGTTTCATGGCACAGTTCCACCTGCGGGCTGTAGCCGGGATGGGCCAGCCGCAGCGATTCCCAGAGCCGAAACGGCGGCAGGCCGGTCAGGATGGAATCGCCCGAAAACAGGGTGCGGCTCGGCTTGTGATAAAGCATGACCGCGCCGTCGGTGTGGCCGGGGGTCGGGATGACCTCGAAGCCCCACTTCCAGGGGCCTTCGGTATACACTTCGTCGACCGTGCTGCGCGCCGGTAGCCAATCCTGCATCCGGCAAGGCGCCTTGACGTAGAGCTTGAGCGGACGATTGGAAAACGGCGGCGGCGTCGCCGTGCCGTCCAGGTAGCCCGCGTCGCGCCGGTGGCAGATGACCGGGCATTGGAATTTTTTCCGCAACCACGCGGCATTGCCCGCGTGATCGCGATGCCAATGGGTAAGCAGCACGGCGGTCAGATCGCCGGGTTTGGTCAAACCGTGCCGCGAGAGCCACAACGCCAACAAAGGACGCTCGGATTGGTCGCCGGTATCGATCAAAAAGCGACGGCCTCGTTTGTCGGCGAGCAGCCAAACGTTGGAAATCGAGACGTAATTCGCCAACCACAAATCCGTAGCCAACTGACTCATGACTGAATCGTACCTCTTTTCGTCCCCTCCTCTCCCATCAAGTATCCTGCGAACCGGACCGGATGTTGACACAATGCGTCATGCTTTGCAAGAGTTATTATGCTCAATTGTGACGCTCTGCGTAATGTTCAAATTCTGTTGTTTTTGAAGGAATTATTGCTTTCGGCGAAGGATCACGGCGCCCTTTTCATTGTCGATTTTGGAGCAAACAAACTCGGGGTGAGCGACGAGCCAGCGGCGCACGGTTTCGGTTTCGTCGGGCCGGGCGGCGTCGTCGAGCAGCACCACGCCGGTCGGGCTCAGCTTGTCGAGCAGTACCGGCAGCGCCGGGTAGCGGGACAGGGATTGAAGCGTATGCGGCGGGCCGTCGACGATCAACAGGTCGATCGGCGGCAGGTTCTCGAAAGCCTTGCGGTCGTACCACTGCCAGTTCCGGTTGTCCAAGGTGAGCGGTTGCAGCGGCGCGTGGCGCAAATCCACCCAAGCGGACAGGCCGTGCTTTTTAATCTGGTCGCCGGTTTCGCGCAGGTACTGTTCTTCATGGTCCAGCGCGTACACTCGACCCTCGCCCTGGGCTTCGAGCAGGTAGGCGTTGAGAATGGTCGAGGTGCCGGAACCCAGTTCGACGATCGCCCGCGGCCGGATTTCCCGCACGAGCGAAATCAGGAGGTTGGCGAAATCGGGCGAAATGGCGAAGTGGCGCAGCGGCGGCAACGGCGCCCGTGGCCGGATCTGTGAAAACAGCGAGAACAGCGCCTCCACCTGGCGGTAGTTCTGCTGCGGCTTGTTGAAGAGATATTGAGTGCGCCGATACAGCTCGAATTGCACGGCGATCGTCAGGCCGGCGATCAACGCCAGCAGCACCGCCAGACCGAACCAATGCATCACCGTCAGCAGCACCGCCCCGGCCAACAGCAGCAGCAGAAAAGCCCCCGCCGCCACGGCCATATCGCTTTTTCGAATCATGATCATGCGCGTGTTTCCGTTCGCTGGTTGGACGAGCCCGTTAATACACCGATCCCCGCGTGGAAAAAAGGGCGGGCGGGCGGCGCATGGCGGCGACCGGGATTTGATCGGCCGTTCAACGCTTGGCGTCCCCCGCCTTCGATGGTAAAGTGACGCGGTTTTAACGACTAGCCAGGAGTAAACCCATGATTTCCTCCCGTCGCCGTTTTTGGATTCTGTCGTTCATCTTGTTGTTGCTGGGACTGCCGGCCGTCGCCTCGGCCTTTTCGCTGGTTTCCATGCAGCCCAATTACGACCGCTATCTGGTCTATACGACCGAGCCCCTGGTTCTGGTCTTCGATCAATCGCTCAATCCCGCGACCGTCGGCGAGGACGCCGTCGCGATCACCGATCTGAAAACCTCCCTGGCGGTCGATGGCGCGGTCAGTCTTAGCACCACGAACGTCGCCGACGATACCCTGACCTTCACCCCGACCGGCCGCTTTCCCTTCGGCGATCGGTTGCAGGCCGCGGTGGACGAGGCGGTCGAGGATCTTTCCGGCGACGGACTGACCGGCGATCTGCCGAGCCTGGGCGTGTTCGCCGCCAACATGCCCAACAACCTCGAAGCGCCGGACCCGAGCGAGATCATCTCGGCCGCCGCGGCGTATTACGGCTTCAACCCGGTCGATCCGGAAGGCACCGATCCCGCCGATTACAAAACGATCACCGGCGTTTCGGTCACCAGCGCCTGGAAGATGACCAAGGGCGACCCGTCGACCCTGATCGTGGTCGTCGACGACGGTCTGGAAGACTTCACCAACGTGGAAATCGCCGACAACGTGTTTTTCAACCGCGGCGAGTTGTCGCAGCCGCGCAACGGTGAAACGCCCTGCGCCGACTGGGATTGCGACGGCAACGGCCGGTTCAACGCCCGGGATTACGAAAACGACGCGGCCGTCGAGGACGCCAACGCGAACGGGCGCCTGGACCCCGAGGACGTTTTCGCCGCCTTCGAGGACGGCGTGGACAACGACGACAACGGCTTCGTCGACGACATCAGCGGCTGGGATTTCTTCCGCAACGTCAACCGGCCTTACGGCGTCGATGAATTCCCGGAGGGTACGCACGGTGGCGGCATCGGCGAAGACGCCTGCGCCGTGGGCGACAACGGCCACGGCCGCGCCGGCACCTGCCCGAACTGTTCGGTGATGTGGGTGCGGGTCGGCGACGCGGTGGTCACCGAACTGAACCTGATGTCGACCGGCCTGGACTACGCCCGCTCGATGGGTGCCGACATCGTGGCCATCGCCAACGGCGGCGTGAACTACAACGAAGCCGCGCAACAGGCGTTTCTCGACGCCTACAACGACGGCCTGTTCATCGTGGCGGCCTCGGGCGATGAACTGGGCTTCCAGCACATCTACCCGGCGGCGGGCGAAGGCGCCTACAGCATCAAGGCGGTGCTGCCGTTTCCGCCGGTCGATTTGTTCGGCCCGATCAACCTGTCGCTGATCGCCTTCACCGAAAGCTACTGCACCAACTACGGCGCCGCGGTCGAAACCTCGTGGTCCTCCGACCAGTGCACCTCCACCGCGGTCGGCAACGCGGCCGGCGCCCTGGGCTTGCTGGTTTCCTGGGCGCGCGAACAGGGCTACGAACTGACCCCCAAGGAAATCCGCCAGATCGCCAATATGACCTCCGACGACATCAAGTCCAATTGCTTTTCCTTCAACCTCGGCGGCTGCAAAAAGGGCTTCGAGCAAAACTTCGGCTACGGCCGCGCCAACATGAAAAGCGCGCTGCAAACGGTCGGCGACGAGTTGTTCGGCCTGACCGAACGCATTCCGCCGGAAGTCGAAATCACCAGCCCGCGCTGGTGGGAAACCTACAACCCGCTGGAGCGCTCGACCGTCGCCGTGGAAGGCACCATCAACGCCCGCGGCCGCGCCTATGAATACGAAGTCCAGGTCGGCCTGGGTGTCGAACCCGACGACAACGAATTCGAGACGGTCGCCACCGGCGACGGCACCGCGCCCACCGAAGGCCTGCTGGCCACCGTGGACCCGATGCAGTTCGTCACCGCCGCCTGGCTTCGCCGCACCCCGGAAAAATCGAACGACTTCACCGTGACCCTGCGCGTCCGCGCCTGGTGGCAGGACGGCGCCGACAAGATTTACGGCGAGGCGCGCAAGGCCATCGCCTGGCACACCGACGACAACGCGAAAACGGGCCTCCTGCCCGGCTTCCCGATGGAGATCGGCGCCTCCGGCGAATCGAGCGCGGTGCTGTACGATCTGGACGGCGACCTCGACGGCGCGCTGGAAATCGTCATGGCGACGAGCGTGCCGTCGGTCGACGTTTTCAAACGCGACTCCGCGAGCGGCTTGTACGATTACGCTCCCGGCTTCCCGGTGGACCTGCCGCTGGATCGGCTCTGGCCGGATTCCGTCATCGCGTCGACGGCGGTCGGCCCGCTCTTCGGCGACGGCGTTCCGTACATCGTCGTGGCCACCTGGTACGGCCGGATCTACGTGGTCCATCCCGACGGCAACAACCATGCGGGCGGCCCGTTTTTGGCCGGCTTCCCCGTGTCGGCGGACGATCCCGACAACAGCACGCCGCTGTCCTACGGCCACGGCAACGCCTTCCTGGCCAGCCCGGTCCTGGCCGACCTCGACTTGGACGGCATTCTGGAAATCATCGCCGCCTCCGGCGACCAGAAAGCCTATGCCTGGAAGCCGGTCGACGAGAACAGCGACGGACTGGCCGATTTGCAGCCCGGCTGGCCGGTGCCGCTGGATTCCACCGAAGCGGCGGGACTGGTCGATCCCAACAAGATCTGCGAATCCGACGGCCCGGCGCAGGTGCTCGGCACGCCGGTCGCCGCGATCCTCGATCCGAACCACACGAACCCCGACATTTCCGGCCATCCGTCGGTGATCGTGGCCACCACCGAAACCTGCAACGAAGGCCTCTTGCCGACCAGCCGCGTCTACGCCATCTACTGGAACGGCCTGGAAAACAGCGACGGTCCCTTCCTGCCCGATTGGCCGGCCGAACCGCTGGCCCCGCTCGGCGATTCGCTGCCGATTCCGCCGCTGACGATCGGCTCGACCTCGAGCCCGGCGGCGATCTGGCAGGACGGCCGGTTGCTCGTCGGCGTGGGCGCCTTCTTCTGGATCCCGCAAATGATCTATTGGGACGGCTACGACCTGACGCTGAAACACCTGCGCTCGAAGATCAACCTCGGCGCCTCGGCGGCCGGCGCGTTCGGCAAGTTCGACGACAGCGGCACGCCCTGGTACTTCTTCCCCTCGGTCGGGTTCCTGCAAGGCGGCAACGGCCACTTCTACCTCGAGGCGTTCAACGTCCTGGGTTGGCGGTTGGATACGCCGATGGGCAAGCCGGGAATCGTCATGCACCTGGAGGACATCAATTTCTTCATCAACCCGGTGATCGCCGACCTCGATAACGACGACCTCAACGAAGTGATCGCCGGCAGCGGCGGCTACCTGATCCACGCCCAGAACAACCAGCAGCAGGAACCGGCCACCTGGCCGAAATTCACCCATGGCTGGATGACCGGCAGCCCGGCGATCGCCGACCTGGACAACGACGGCCGGCTGGAGGTCATCGCCTTCACCCACGACGGCCAGCTCTACGGATGGCGGACGCAAGGCAACGCCTGCAAGACCGACAAGACCAACGGCGAATGGCCGCGTTACCACCACGACCCGTTCAACAGCGGCTTCTACGGCCTGGACGCCGTACCGCCGGGCATGGTGACCGACCTGCAGTGCTTCAAAACCGATGCCGCCGACGAGTTCGAGCTGCATTTCTCGGCCCCGGGCGACGACAACCAATGCGGCATGGCGGCGGCCTACGACATCCGCTACACGACCGACGCCGCGGCCGATCTGCGCGATCCGGACGTCTGGCAGGCGGCCACCGCGGTCGCCTCCCCCGAGCCGCAACTGGGCGGCAGTCAGGTCATCACCACGGTGTCCGCGCCCGGCGCGGCACAGTTCGCCGTGCGCGCCTACGACGATGAGAACTTCGTCTCGTTCATCTCCAACGTCGCGACGCCGGAAGAGCCGACCGACGACGATGACGACGCGACGCCCGATGACGATACGCCCGACGACGATACGCCAGCCGACGACGATGACGACGCTTCCCCGGTCGCGCCCGCCGGCGACGACGATGACGACGACAACGGCTGCGGCTGTTGATCGACCGAAACCGGTTGATTACCCGGCGCGGGGCTTCGGCCCCGCGTTTTTTTTGGCCAAGGGTGGATCCGCCGGAAAGGCGGGGATTTTTACAGGGAAGTCCTTGGTATGGAGATCGGAGGCTTGCCGCCTTTATTGAATCTGGTAAAGGTTTTGAAGATACGCCTGAATCATCTCCCACTCATACCAGACCAGTCCGCCCGCGATCGCGCCGACGATGACGATCAGAATCAGCGGCAGGGTGATGAAGGCGTGCAGCACGTATTTGTCGCTGGCGTAGGTTTTTCCCTCGTTGGCCTGTCGCGCCAGCGTATAGGCGTCGAAGATGCCCCAGAAGTAGCCGATGCCGCACAAGAACGAGAGCCCGAACATCAGCAGGCCTCGTCCGAGATGCCCCACCCAAAGCTGCCCCGAACCCGGGCTGAGCGCGGCGATCGCCGCCGCCACGGCGGGGCTTTTAAACGGCTGCGTCGGCAGCTTCGCCACCGGGATCGCGCGCGGCGGCCATTTTTGCGGTTGCATTTCCATCCTCGCGGCGGACCGTATTCGTCCGTGGTCCGCTTCTATTGCCCGACGACTGTCCGGCTATCCGGGGGAATATAGCACCTTTTCCCGCGAAGGCGATCTTTCCCGCCGTCTTTCCGCCGGCAATGATTGTCATCCGGTCGGCGTTTTCTTGACCCGCGCCGATTCGGCGTTAGGTTTACAAAAAATCGGCTCACACCCGTTCTTGGAGCATTCATGCAACCGATTCTACTGACCGGCAACGAAGCGGTCGCCCGAGCGGTCGTCGACAGCGGCACGCGGGTCGCCGCCAGCTATCCGGGTTCGCCCACCGTGCAAATATTGGAAGCGATCGCCGAGTACGAAGGCCTGCACGCCGAGTGGTCGCCCTCCGAAAAAGTCGCGATGGAAGTGGCGATCGGCGCCTCGATGGCCGGCGCGGCGGCGTTCGTCTCGATGAAGCACGTCGGCGTGAATATCGCCGCCGACCCGCTGATGACCTACACCTGGACCGCGCTCAACGGGCCGCTGGTCATCGCCGTCGGCGACGATCCGGGCCAGATCTCCTCGCAAAACGAGCAGGACAGCCGCATGTGGGCCGAGTACGGCCTGATCCCGCTGTTTCAGCCGGGCTCGCCGCAGGAAGCGTACGACCAGACCCGCCTGGCCTTCGATCTGTCCGAACAATTCCAGACGCCGGTTTTCGTGCGACTGGTCGACCGCACCTGCCACATGATGGGCCGTGTGACGCCGCAAGAGCCGGTCACGCGCGAGCCGAAAGGATTCGCGCCCGACCCGGTGCGCTACTACATGGTGCCGCCCTACTCGCGGCAGGCCCGCGCCCTCGTCGAAAAACGCCTCCCCGCCGTCACCCGCTGGGCCGAGGACGGCAACGGCTTCCACATGGAAATCCGCGACCGGCGCCTGGGCGTGGTTACGGCCGGGTTGCCATACTACCTGGTTCGCGAACTGGCCCCCGAAGTCTCGACCTTCAAGCTCGATCTCGTCTGGCCCCTGCCGCTCGAGGCGCTGCGGCGCTTCGCCGCGCAGGTCGACCGGCTGCTGGTGATCGAGGAACTGTTCCCCTTCATCGAAAACAAGTTGAAGCTGGCCGGCATCGCCGTTGAGGGCAAGGAGCATTTCGGCCCGTACGGCGAGATCGACGCGGGCACGATCGCCGGCGTGCTGGCCGGTTTCGGTTTCGGCGAGAAGCCGGCCGGCGCGTTCGCCACCTCGCCCGCCGAGGCGCCGCGCGGCGCGATGTTCTGCCCCGGCTGCCCGCACCGGCCGGTGATGGTGCTGCTGCGCGAGCTGGGCATTTTCTGTCACGGCGACATCGGCTGCTACCTGATGGGCAGCTATCCGCCGTTCGACGTGCTCCAGACGTCGGTGTCGATGGCGGCGTCGATCGGCATCGCGCAAGGCATGGCCAAGGCGCTGGCGGGCACGCCGCGCGAGATCGCGAACATCGTGTCGGTGATCGGCGATTCGACCCTCTGCCATTCGGGCCTGCCGAGCGTCATCAATTACGGTTACAACGACCACCGCACGAAGCTGTTGGTGCTCGACAACCGCTCGACCTCGATGACCGGCCTGCAGGAAAATCCCGTCACCGGCAAAAGCGTACGCGGCGTCCAGAACAACGCGGTCGACCTTGAGGCCGTCCTGCGCGCCCTGGGCATCGCGAACGTGACGAAGGTCAACCAGTACAACCTGGCGGCGGCGCGCGAGGTGTTTCAAAAAAAATTCCAGGAAGAGGAAGGGCCGCTGGCGGTCATCGCCACCGGCGAGTGCGCGCTGAAGTACAAAAAGAAATTCAACTACTATTACGTCGATCCGGACCTGTGCATCGGCTGCCGGACCTGCGTGCGCGTCGGCTGCCCGCCGATCTCGATGCGCCGGTATCCGGGCAAGGAAGCGGGCGACCTGAAATCGCACATCGACCGCAACCGCTGCGTGGGCTGCTCGGTCTGTTTCCAGTCGTGTCCGGTCAAGGCCATCAAGCGATCGAAGCTCGACGAGACGCCGCCGGTCGCGCTTCCCCTCGATTTGGATGAGTCGGGAGGTGTGCGATGAGCGCCGGGACGGTCAACGTTTTTCTCGCGGGCGTGGGCGGCCAGGGGTTGGTGCTCGTCAACCGGTTGCTGGCGCGGGCGGCGGTGCTCGGCGGGCTGGACGCGAAAAGCACCGACACGCACGGTCTGGCGATGCGCGGCGGCGCGGTCATGGGCACGTTGCGCATGGGCGAAGCGGTCGGCACCTCGATCTTCCCGGCCGGCGCGGGCGATCTGCTGATCGGCCTGGAAGCACTGGAAGCACTGCGCTGGGCGCACATGCTGCGGCCCGGCGCGACGGTCGTCGCCTGCCGCGACGAGCTGTGGCCGTCGCCGATCCTGCTGGAAAAGTACCGCATGCCGCGCGACTGGCGCGAAACGCTGGAAAAGGCGCGGCTGAAGGTGGTCGCCGTCCCGGCTGTCCGCCTCGCCCTCGAAGCCGGCGACTACCGGATGCTCAACATCGTCATGGCCGGCGCCGCCTCGGCCTTCCTGCCGATCGACCTCGACCGCCTCAAGGAAGCCACCGAAACCCAAGTTCCCAAGGGTACTTACGCCAAAAACCTGAAGGCGCTGCTGTTGGGACGGGAAGCGGCAAGTTAGACCATAATTAATTTGCCAAAAAAACAGAATTCACTAAATTGTTAAACGAACATTTCTCGGCTAACCCGAATTAACATTACTTTGTATTTAATTTCATTGACTTCATATTTAAGTTATGATTTTTAATATCTTAGAGGATTGTCATTCATTTTCTGATCTACTCATCCCTGAAATCCTCGCCCAATAAATAGTGAAAATACTGAAAAACGAGGGGGTTGAAAATGAAACGAATCGTTATCGCGGTATTGTTGTTTTTGCTTTGTTTCTCGTTAAGCTGCGCCTCCACGATTAGCTCAAGACCCATCAAGAAAGGGAATGAAGTTCTGGGCTATTGGTACACCTATGATGGGAGCAAAAGAGGTACCTACCTCCTGTTCCAAAACAGCAAATTTTCCTTTTGTTCGGAGCCCACACCCGACATGGCTTTCAACAGAAGCATGGATCTGGCCGCGCAAATGGCTCTGAACGTGGAAGACAAAGTGACCGTTGATCCGGAAGTGAAATTGAAAATGGCCCAAGAAGCAATCAAATTGGCCGAAAAAGGGCAAGGCGTTTTGTTTTTACGGGATTCACTTTACCAAATCTGTGTCTACGCCAACTTCCTGGAGGTGACCGGGAGAAGCACGCCGGCAACGGACAAGAACATCTTTGATCTTTACAGCAAAGCCATGGATGTATCCGCCAAAATCGCCGAGGCGGAAATCCAGGGTAAAAAAGCCGAAATTCAAAAGGCCAATGCCAGTTTCATTGAAGAATATCGACAAATATTGGAAAAAAATCCTGCCGCCGCATCCGGCCTGTTGGATCGGCTGAATTTGAAACTCGAAGACTTCAATCCAAAACCCGAAACTGATTCCCAATCAGAGTAAGAGAGGGCGCAGAAATGAATAACTATAAGGAATTGGTGAAAAGTTACCATCAAAAGCAAGTATTTGTTCTGTTGCCAGGCTTTCCAGGACCGACACAAGTAACCCTGTTATTCAGCGGCGATGACATCGTCACCGTTAAAATCGAGGAGAAAGACAAAAAGACCATTCTTGTTTCCGTGCATTATAGCAACAT contains:
- a CDS encoding MBL fold metallo-hydrolase, which produces MSQLATDLWLANYVSISNVWLLADKRGRRFLIDTGDQSERPLLALWLSRHGLTKPGDLTAVLLTHWHRDHAGNAAWLRKKFQCPVICHRRDAGYLDGTATPPPFSNRPLKLYVKAPCRMQDWLPARSTVDEVYTEGPWKWGFEVIPTPGHTDGAVMLYHKPSRTLFSGDSILTGLPPFRLWESLRLAHPGYSPQVELCHETTREFLRNMPPIERVCGGHGPFIGRDVHAKLNELLAETEKPLWRKAIDKGLSHLPDFVGRAIPHRS
- a CDS encoding class I SAM-dependent methyltransferase — translated: MIMIRKSDMAVAAGAFLLLLLAGAVLLTVMHWFGLAVLLALIAGLTIAVQFELYRRTQYLFNKPQQNYRQVEALFSLFSQIRPRAPLPPLRHFAISPDFANLLISLVREIRPRAIVELGSGTSTILNAYLLEAQGEGRVYALDHEEQYLRETGDQIKKHGLSAWVDLRHAPLQPLTLDNRNWQWYDRKAFENLPPIDLLIVDGPPHTLQSLSRYPALPVLLDKLSPTGVVLLDDAARPDETETVRRWLVAHPEFVCSKIDNEKGAVILRRKQ
- a CDS encoding 4Fe-4S binding protein, coding for MQPILLTGNEAVARAVVDSGTRVAASYPGSPTVQILEAIAEYEGLHAEWSPSEKVAMEVAIGASMAGAAAFVSMKHVGVNIAADPLMTYTWTALNGPLVIAVGDDPGQISSQNEQDSRMWAEYGLIPLFQPGSPQEAYDQTRLAFDLSEQFQTPVFVRLVDRTCHMMGRVTPQEPVTREPKGFAPDPVRYYMVPPYSRQARALVEKRLPAVTRWAEDGNGFHMEIRDRRLGVVTAGLPYYLVRELAPEVSTFKLDLVWPLPLEALRRFAAQVDRLLVIEELFPFIENKLKLAGIAVEGKEHFGPYGEIDAGTIAGVLAGFGFGEKPAGAFATSPAEAPRGAMFCPGCPHRPVMVLLRELGIFCHGDIGCYLMGSYPPFDVLQTSVSMAASIGIAQGMAKALAGTPREIANIVSVIGDSTLCHSGLPSVINYGYNDHRTKLLVLDNRSTSMTGLQENPVTGKSVRGVQNNAVDLEAVLRALGIANVTKVNQYNLAAAREVFQKKFQEEEGPLAVIATGECALKYKKKFNYYYVDPDLCIGCRTCVRVGCPPISMRRYPGKEAGDLKSHIDRNRCVGCSVCFQSCPVKAIKRSKLDETPPVALPLDLDESGGVR
- a CDS encoding indolepyruvate oxidoreductase subunit beta — protein: MSAGTVNVFLAGVGGQGLVLVNRLLARAAVLGGLDAKSTDTHGLAMRGGAVMGTLRMGEAVGTSIFPAGAGDLLIGLEALEALRWAHMLRPGATVVACRDELWPSPILLEKYRMPRDWRETLEKARLKVVAVPAVRLALEAGDYRMLNIVMAGAASAFLPIDLDRLKEATETQVPKGTYAKNLKALLLGREAAS